A single genomic interval of Camelina sativa cultivar DH55 chromosome 11, Cs, whole genome shotgun sequence harbors:
- the LOC104721711 gene encoding gamma-glutamylcyclotransferase 2-2-like: MVMWVFGYGSLVWNPGFHYDEKVLGFIKGYKRVFDLACIDHRGTPEHPARTCTLEKAEEAICWGAAFCVRGGPEKERLAREYLERRECEYDLKTCVDFYKEDDPLKPAVTGVIVFTSTPDKVSNKYYLGPAPLEDMARQIATANGPCGNNRDYLFLLEKAMHDIGHEEDYVIELANEVRKVLGESSKKKVSPVKESRASRVANKSKSNVPTAHQILPHHPEAVATTI, translated from the exons ATGGTGATGTGGGTATTTGGCTATGGCTCTCTTGTGTGGAACCCAGGATTTCACTACGAtgagaaagtgttaggtttcaTCAAGGGATATAAACGTGTATTTGATCTTG CTTGCATTGATCATAGAGGTACACCAGAACACCCTGCAAGAACTTGCACACTCGAGAAAGCTGAAGAAGCCATATGC TGGGGTGCTGCATTCTGTGTCCGCGGTGGCCCAGAAAAAGAACGTCTAGCTAGGGAG TACTTGGAACGTAGAGAGTGTGAATATGATCTCAAGACATGTGTAGACTTTTACAAG GAAGATGATCCCCTGAAGCCAGCTGTAACTGGAGTGATAGT ATTCACGTCTACTCCAGACAAGGTCTCCAACAAGTATTACCTTGGACCTGCGCCATTAGAAGACATGGCAAG ACAAATTGCGACAGCCAATGGACCATGTGGTAACAACAGAGATTATCTATTCCTGCTAGAGAAGGCAATGCACGATATTG GGCATGAGGAGGATTATGTAATAGAGCTGGCAAACGAGGTGAGGAAGGTTCTTGGAGAGTCCTCAAAGAAGAAGGTGTCACCGGTGAAGGAATCAAGAGCGAGCCGTGTAGCTAACAAGTCAAAGAGTAATGTCCCCACGGCTCATCAGATACTTCCTCATCATCCAGAAGCTGTTGCCACTACAATATAG
- the LOC104721709 gene encoding protein AIG2 A-like, translated as MSMLSRGKAAHDLFVYGSLQEPEVVNALLNRVPDHVSAVLSGFHRFRLKGRVYPTILPDGTGEVTGKVLKGITDDELKMLDEFEDVEYDREAVEVVLTDTSEKLQVETYVWKNKDDPDLYGEWDFEEWKRHDKEGFVTATKKFLEDRRLPEAKTRIDTFKTFFKQDSENGKPLGS; from the exons ATGAGTATGTTGTCAAGGGGGAAAGCTGCTCATGATCTCTTCGTCTATGGCAGTCTCCAGGAACCCGAAGTCGTTAACGCGCTTCTCAATCGCGTCCCTGACCATGTCTCCGCCGTACTCTCCGGCTT CCACAGGTTTAGACTCAAAGGCCGTGTTTATCCAACAATTCTACCGGACGGTACCGGAGAAGTCACCGGAAAG GTGCTGAAGGGAATCACAGATGATGAACTGAAAATGTTAGATGAGTTTGAGGATGTTGAATATGACAGAGAGGCTGTTGAAGTGGTGCTGACG GATACTTCAGAGAAGCTGCAAGTCGAAACATATGTATGGAAGAACAAAGATGACCCGGATCTTTATGGAGAATGGGATTTCGAG GAATGGAAACGACATGACAAGGAAGGTTTCGTAACAGCGACCAAAAAATTTCTGGAAGATAGGAGATTACCAGAAGCAAAGACAAGGATTGACACTTTCAAAACATTCTTTAAGCAGGATTCTGAGAATGGGAAACCTCTGGGTTCTTGA
- the LOC104721710 gene encoding proteasome subunit beta type-6, which produces MDLNLDAPHSMGTTIIGVTYNGGVVLGADSRTSTGMYVANRASDKITQLTDNVYVCRSGSAADSQVVSDYVRYFLHQHTIQQGQPATVKVSANLIRMLAYNNKNMLQTGLIVGGWDKYEGGKIYGIPLGGTVVEQPFAIGGSGSSYLYGFFDQAWKEDMTKEEAEQLVVKAVSLAIARDGASGGVVRTVIINSEGVTRNFYPGDKLQLWHEELEPQNSLLDILNAAGPEPMAM; this is translated from the exons ATGGATCTCAATCTCGATGCGCCGCACTCCATGGGGACGACCATCATCGGCGTCACTTACAACGGAGGTGTCGTCCTCGGAGCCGACTCGCGTACCAGCACCG GGATGTACGTAGCGAACAGGGCTTCTGATAAGATCACTCAACTCACTGATAATGTCTACGTCTGCCGCTCTGGATCG GCTGCTGATTCTCAAGTTGTCTCTGACTATGTTCGCTACTTCCTTCACCAGCATAC AATTCAGCAGGGGCAGCCTGCAACTGTAAAGGTTTCTGCCAACCTTATCAGGATGCTCGCTTATAATAACAAG AACATGCTCCAAACTGGTCTCATCGTCGGAGGATGGGATAAGTATGAGGGTGGGAAGATCTACGGGATTCCACTAGGTGGAACTGTAGTGGAGCAACCTTTTGCCATTGGAG GCTCTGGTTCGAGCTATCTTTACGGGTTCTTTGATCAGGCCTGGAAAGAAGACATGACCAAAGAAGAAGCCGAG CAACTTGTTGTGAAGGCGGTATCACTAGCCATCGCCCGTGATGGAGCCAGTGGAGGCGTTGTACGAACTGTCATA ATCAACTCAGAGGGAGTCACGAGAAACTTCTACCCTGGGGACAAGTTGCAGCTTTGGCACGAGGAATTGGAACCCCAAAACTCACTCTTAGACATCCTGAACGCCGCTGGTCCTGAACCAATGGCCATGTGA
- the LOC104721706 gene encoding auxin-responsive protein SAUR63-like, whose amino-acid sequence MEAKKSNKIREIVKLQQILKKWRKVAHASKQANNNKIDSVDDNNNININLNGSGSGSGSGSKSIKFLKRTLSFTDTTAVPKGYLAVSVGKEEKRYKIPTDYLSHQAFHVLLREAEEEFGFQQAGILRIPCEVAVFESILKIMEDSKNDAYLTTQECRFNATTEEVLSYRHPSDCPRTPSHQPHSPMCR is encoded by the coding sequence ATGGAAGCCAAGAAGTCGAACAAAATCAGAGAGATCGTTAAGCTTCAACAGATCCTCAAGAAATGGCGAAAAGTCGCACACGCTTCAAAAcaagccaacaacaacaagattgACAGCGTAgatgacaacaacaacatcaacatcaacctCAATGGAAGTGGAAGTGGAAGCGGAAGCGGAAGCAAGAGCATCAAGTTTCTGAAGAGGACATTATCCTTCACAGACACGACAGCAGTTCCTAAAGGCTACCTAGCTGTCTCGGTGGGGAAGGAGGAGAAGCGATACAAGATACCAACAGACTACCTTAGCCACCAAGCTTTTCACGTGTTGTTGcgtgaagcagaagaagagttTGGGTTTCAACAAGCTGGTATCTTGAGGAttccttgtgaagttgctgtGTTCGAGAGCATTTTGAAGATAATGGAGGACAGCAAGAATGATGCATACCTGACCACTCAGGAGTGCAGGTTCAATGCCACGACTGAGGAAGTGCTGAGTTATCGTCATCCTTCTGATTGCCCTAGGACTCCATCTCATCAACCTCACAGCCCCATGTGCagatag
- the LOC104721715 gene encoding probable nucleoredoxin 3 gives MAVSADYKVRFPESDDLYSILATEGIEFLLSHSGEVPLEYIHGKTICLFFSANWCRPCKDFTPELVKLYGNLQNRGEELEIIFVSFDHDMTLFYEHFWCMPWLAVPFNLTLLNKLRDKYRISRIPSLVPLYSDDILVAEDVIGLVEDYGPEAFPFTKKRKEELKAIDESKRVGGQLEKLLTHESQNYVVSRNGSKVLVSKLVGKTIGLYFGAHWCPPFRSFTSQLIDVYNELATTEKGSFEVILVSTDRDSREFNINMTNMPWLAVPYEDRRRQDLCRIFNIKLIPALVIIGPEEKTVTTNAREMVSLYGSRSFPFTESRIAELKDSLKKEGDSFPRKVKDKKHEHELKLDMAKAYVCDFCKKQGRFWAFSCDDCDYDLHPTCVEEQEASLV, from the exons ATGGCAGTATCAGCTGATTACAAAGTTAGGTTTCCTGAAAGTGATGATCTTTACTCTATACTAGCAACTGAAGGGATTGAGTTCCTTTTGTCGCATAGTGGAGAG GTGCCGTTGGAGTATATTCATGGGAAGAcgatttgtctcttcttctctgcaaACTGGTGCAGGCCTTGCAAGGACTTCACTCCAGAGCTGGTAAAACTCTACGGGAATCTTCAGAATCGAGGAGAAGAACTCGAGATCATCTTTGTCTCATTTGATCATGATATGACTTTATTCTATGAACACTTCTGGTGCATGCCATGGCTCGCAGTTCCTTTCAATTTAACTCTACTCAACAAATTAAGGGACAAGTACAGAATTTCTCGTATCCCGTCACTGGTTCCTCTATATTCAGATGATATCTTGGTCGCTGAAGATGTAATTGGTCTAGTAGAAGACTATGGTCCGGAGGCATTTCCTTTtactaaaaagagaaaagaagaacttAAAGCCATCGATGAGTCCAAACGCGTTGGAGGACAGTTGGAGAAACTCCTTACACACGAGTCCCAAAATTACGTTGTTTCCAGAAATGGAAGTAAA GTGCTAGTTTCTAAACTTGTGGGCAAGACCATAGGGTTGTACTTTGGTGCACACTGGTGTCCGCCTTTTCGATCTTTCACTTCTCAGCTCATAGATGTGTACAATGAGCTTGCGACCACAGAAAAAGGCTCTTTTGAAGTCATCTTAGTTTCAACAGACAGAGACTCAAGAGAGTTTAACATCAACATGACCAACATGCCATGGCTTGCAGTACCTTATGAGGACAGAAGAAGACAAGATCTTTGTAGAATCTTCAACATCAAACTCATACCTGCATTGGTCATCATAGGACCGGAAGAGAAAACGGTGACCACAAACGCGAGAGAGATGGTATCGTTGTATGGATCCAGGAGTTTCCCGTTCACGGAATCAAGGATTGCTGAGTTAAAAGATTCTTTGAAGAAAGAAGGTGATTCGTTTCCAAGGAAAGTGAAGGATAAGAAGCACGAACATGAGCTAAAGCTGGATATGGCGAAAGCGTATGTGTGTGATTTCTGTAAGAAGCAAGGTAGGTTTTGGGCATTTTCTTGCGATGATTGCgattatgatcttcatcctacATGCGTGGAAGAACAAGAAGCATCGTTGGTTTAG
- the LOC104721714 gene encoding probable LRR receptor-like serine/threonine-protein kinase At4g31250 has translation MTRDDKFSTVYFVLLIAVSCFAVTTTSGEGDADALLKFKSSLVNATALGGWDSGEPPCSGEKGSNSKWKGVMCSNGSVFAIRLENMSLSGELDVQALGSMRRLRSVSFMRNHFEGKIPRGLDGLVSLVHLYLAHNRFSGEVDGDLFDGMKDLVKVHLEGNLFSGEIPKSLGKLPKLTELNLENNMFTGKLPPFKQKNLVTVNVANNRLEGRIPFTLGLMNPTFFSGNRGLCGAPLLPCRYTRPPFFTVFLLALTVLAVIVLITVFLSVCILSRRQGKNQEQSHGHVHVHPPVYGQTEQQYSEKSSQDSKVYRKLANEAGQRDSTATSGALSVGTAEEDKRGGDQRKLHFVRNDQEKFTLQDMLRASAEVLGSGGFGSSYKAALSSGRAVVVKRFRFMSNIGREEFYDHMKKIGRLSHPNLLPLVAFYYRKEEKLLVTNYIPNGSLANLLHANRTPDQVVLDWPIRFKIVRGVTRGLAYLYRVFPDLNLPHGHLKSSNVLLDHNFEPLLTDYALVPVVNRDQSQQFMVAYKAPEFTQQDRTSRRSDVWSLGILILEILTGKFPANYLRQGKGADDELAAWVESVARTEWTADVFDKEMKAGKEHEAQMLKLLKIGLRCCDWDIEKRIEIHEAVDRIEEVDRDAGGGQESVRSSYVTASEGDHRSSRAMTGEFPLM, from the exons ATGACCCGTGATGACAAGTTCTCGACCGTATACTTTGTGTTATTAATCGCCGTCAGCTGCTTCGCCGTTACTACTACATCCGGTGAAGGTGACGCTGATGCTCTTTTGAAGTTCAAGTCATCTCTCGTCAACGCCACAGCGCTCGGCGGATGGGACTCCGGCGAACCTCCTTGCTCAGGAGAGAAAGGAAGCAACTCTAAATGGAAAGGAGTGATGTGTTCAAACGGCTCAGTTTTCGCTATCCGTCTCGAGAACATGAGCCTCTCCGGGGAGCTTGACGTACAGGCTCTCGGGTCAATGCGTCGCCTCAGGAGCGTCAGCTTTATGCGCAACCATTTCGAAGGGAAGATTCCACGTGGACTCGATGGATTAGTCTCGCTTGTGCATCTTTACCTGGCACATAACCGGTTCTCCGGGGAGGTAGACGGTGATTTGTTCGATGGAATGAAGGATTTGGTGAAGGTTCATCTAGAAGGAAACCTGTTTTCCGGTGAGATTCCCAAGTCGTTAGGGAAATTGCCGAAGCTTACTGAGCTGAATCTTGAGAACAACATGTTCACCGGGAAACTACCGCCGTTTAAACAGAAGAATCTTGTTACCGTTAACGTTGCTAACAATCGATTAGAAGGTCGGATTCCGTTTACTCTCGGCCTCATGAACCCTACATTCTTCTCAG GAAACAGGGGGTTGTGTGGAGCGCCTTTGCTTCCGTGCAGATACACTCGTCCGCCGTTCTTCACCGTGTTTCTCCTTGCACTCACCGTCCTCGCCGTCATCGTCCTCATTACTGTTTTCCTTTCCGTTTGCATTCTCAGCCGCCGTCAAGGCAAAAACCAAGAACAAAGCCACGGACACGTCCACGTTCACCCCCCAGTCTACGGACAAACCGAGCAACAATACAGCGAGAAGAGCTCGCAGGACTCCAAGGTCTACAGGAAGCTAGCCAACGAAGCTGGGCAGCGAGATTCAACAGCAACATCAGGAGCGTTATCAGTCGGAACTGCGGAAGAAGACAAGAGAGGAGGAGATCAACGGAAGCTACATTTCGTCAGGAATGATCAAGAGAAGTTCACGCTTCAGGATATGCTTCGCGCGTCGGCGGAGGTTCTCGGAAGCGGCGGATTTGGATCGTCGTACAAGGCGGCTTTGTCGAGTGGCCGTGCGGTGGTTGTGAAACGGTTTAGGTTTATGAGCAATATCGGGAGAGAAGAGTTTTACGATCATATGAAGAAGATTGGAAGATTGTCTCACCCtaatcttcttcctttggtaGCTTTCTATTATAGGAAAGAAGAGAAGCTTCTCGTTACTAATTACATTCCTAATGGAAGCCTCGCTAATCTCCTCCATg CTAATCGAACACCAGATCAAGTGGTTTTGGATTGGCCGATTCGATTCAAGATTGTAAGAGGAGTTACGAGAGGTTTGGCTTATCTCTATAGAGTGTTCCCTGATCTGAATCTTCCTCATGGCCATCTCAAATCTTCCAATGTGTTGCTTGACCACAACTTCGAGCCTCTTTTGACGGACTACGCACTTGTCCCGGTGGTGAATAGGGATCAGTCACAGCAGTTCATGGTGGCTTACAAAGCACCTGAGTTCACTCAGCAGGATCGGACTTCGAGGAGGTCTGATGTGTGGAGCCTTGGGATCTTGATTCTTGAGATTCTTACGGGGAAGTTTCCAGCGAATTATCTCCGGCAAGGGAAAGGAGCTGATGACGAGTTAGCTGCTTGGGTTGAGTCTGTAGCGAGAACAGAGTGGACAGCTGATGTGTTTGATAAGGAGATGAAAGCAGGGAAAGAACATGAAGCACAAATGTTGAAGCTGCTCAAGATTGGGTTGAGATGTTGTGATTGGGATATTGAGAAGAGAATTGAGATTCACGAGGCTGTTGATCGAATAGAAGAGGTTGACAGAGATGCAGGTGGAGGTCAAGAGAGTGTTCGATCTTCATACGTTACTGCTAGTGAAGGTGATCATCGTTCTTCAAGAGCTATGACTGGGGAGTTCCCGCTCATGTAA
- the LOC104721712 gene encoding trihelix transcription factor ASR3-like, which produces MDEGTSGSRRLRSQVAPDWTVKDCLILVNEIAAVESDCSNALSSFQKWTMISENCNALDVRRTLNQCRRKWDSLLSDYNQIKQWESRSQGSARSYWSLSVEKRKLLNLPGNVDKEIFEAVSAVVMIQDDKAGTESDSDPEEDDVVDITAEFAYVGSKRSRQRATVTKEIPPQKTKIQEPRRYRVEEYSQQKPTKAAHPHQNKTMEEEKKPAEEISTDEEEEEPMNIEEDVEVTQAKLSYKIDLIHAIVGRNLAKDNETGDDISIKDKLKYVRQQGDELIACLSEIVKTLGRLREV; this is translated from the exons ATGGATGAAGGAACTTCGGGTTCACGGAGATTGCGGTCTCAAGTAGCTCCGGACTGGACAGTCAAAGACTGTCTGATACTCGTCAATGAGATTGCTGCTGTTGAATCGGATTGTTCTAATGCTTTGTCCAGCTTTCAGAAATGGACGATGATCTCAGAGAACTGTAACGCTTTGGATGTACGCAGAACTCTCAACCAATGCAGGAGGAAATGGGATTCTTTGTTGTCTGATTACAATCAGATCAAGCAGTGGGAATCACGTTCCCAAGGCAGTGCTCGTTCGTATTGGTCCCTTAGTGTTGAGAAGAGGAAGTTACTGAATCTCCCGGGGAATGTCGATAAAGAGATTTTTGAAGCCGTCAGTGCGGTTGTGATGATCCAAGATGACAAAGCTGGTACTGAGTCTGACAGTGATCCGGAAGAGGACGACGTTGTTGATATCACTGCTGAATTTG CTTATGTAGGGTCCAAAAGATCAAGACAGCGAGCAACGGTTACCAAGGAGATCCCGCCACAGAAGACAAAGATACAAGAGCCACGGAGATATAGAGTCGAGGAATACAGTCAACAGAAACCTACAAAAGCAGCCCATCCCCATCAGAACAAAAccatggaggaggagaagaagccgGCGGAAGAAATATCtacagatgaagaagaggaggaaccaATGAACATAGAAGAGGATGTAGAAGTGACGCAAGCGAAGCTTAGTTATAAAATTGACTTGATACATGCGATAGTCGGTAGGAATCTAGCCAAGGACAATGAAACAGGGGATGATATTAGTATCAAGGACAAGTTGAAGTATGTGAGACAGCAAGGAGACGAGCTTATCGCTTGTCTGAGTGAAATTGTTAAAACTCTTGGTAGGCTCCGTGAAGTTTAA